GTGAAGTTACTATTACTTCTAAGGACAATGAAGGAACTGCCTTTCACATATCTATACCAAAAAAAATATTGGAGGAAGAAGAAAAATGCGAATAATTATAGTTGAAGATGATATAAGTGTAATTAAAATATTAGAGAAAATAATATATGATAGATTTCTTGGAGAAGTAGTGGATTATGCTATGGATGGAAATGAAGGAGTAGAAAAGATAAATAAGTACAATCCAGATATAGTCTTAGTGGATCTTTTGATGCCTGAAAAGGATGGCTTGTCTTTAGTAAGGGAGGTTGCAAAGCAGAATAATAAAGTACATTTTATAATGATATCTCAAGTCATGTCTAAGGATATGATAGGAAAAGCTTATGAATACGGAGTGGAATACTACGTAAGCAAACCTATAAATGCGGTGGAAGTAGAAAATGTAATTAAGAAAGTGCAAGAAAAAATTAAATTAAATAAAACATTAGAACAGATAAAGTACATATTTTCAGAAAATATTCCTATGGATTCACCGAAAATTCAAAAGGAATTAGAGGACCAGAAGGAACCTATGGAAAATTATGAAGAAAAGATAAGGAATGTAATGAGTAAAATAGGAATAATGGGTGAAGTAGGTAGTGAAGATATAGTAAAAATAGTTTCATTCTTAATTAAATCTAAAAAGACCATGAATGAGTATAGTATTAAAGATTTGTGTAGCAAATTTACAGATAATCCAAAATCCATGGAACAAAGAATTAGAAGAACTGCTACAGTAGGAATGGTTAATTTAGCTAATATAGGTATAGAAGACTATATGAATGATGTATTTGTGGATTACTCTAATGGAATATATAATTTTGAACAAATAAAGAAAGAAATGGACTTTATAAGAGGTAAAAGTAGTGAAAGGGGAAAAGTAAGTTTAAAGAAGTTCATACAAGGAATGGCATTTTACTGCGAGAAATAATCAAATAGTTAAAAAATTATAAAAATAAAAAAATATATATTTTGATACTTTCCTAAGTTTTTCGAAACTTAGGATTTATTATTATATACAAGAAGAAAATAGTGATATTCTCCATTTTTAATGTAAACGAATTGAATGTTAAAGTTTTATCTTACACAAATGTAAGTATTAATTTTAAAGGGTACATTAAGGTAATTGTTTTATTAGTGGGTTTAACAGCATATTAAAATTTATCATTGGGTGGGACTATTGATGAATTTTATTATATAAATATAAAAACTTCTATTGGCTAATGTGGGAAAAGGTTAATGGAAGCTTTCAATGGTTTATCAATGAAGATATTTTAAACTGTGGGAGTTTAAGATTGTTTTATTGATGAACTTATAAAATTGAAAAATGGAGGGATAAATTTGTTTGTTATTGTTAAAGGTTTAGGTTTATTGATTTTTACATTGGTATTATTTTCGATTTTTAGTCTTAAGGCTCCAAAAGGTGATAAAGCCATGTCAGGACTAGCTAATGCAGCAGTAGCAAGTTTTCTTGTAGAAGCTATCCACAAATATATTGGTGGCAATTTCCTTGGATTAAAGTTCATTGGAGAAGTTGGAGCAACGGCAGGAAGCCTAAGTGGTCCTGCAGCAGCTATATTAGTTGGACTAAGTATGGGAGTAAATCCAGTGTATGCAGTAGTTATGGGTGTTGCAGTGGGAGGTCTTGGAATATTACCAGGATTTATAGCAGGATACCTAGTAAGTTTAATAGCACCAAAGGTAGAAGAAAAATTACCAGAAGGATTGAATATAATATTTGGAGCATTACTTTTAGCACCACTAGCTAGATTTATAGCTGTAGGAGTTAATCCAATAGTAAACTCAACTTTACTTACAGTTGGAGACGTAATTTCTGTGGCAGCTAATCAATCCCCAATAGTTATGGGATTCCTTTTAGGTGGAATAATGAAGATAATATGTACATCACCACTAAGTTCCATGGCAGTAACAGCTATGCTTGGACTTCAGGGACTTGCTATGGGTATAGCAGGTATTGCCTGTGTAGGTGGAGCTTTTGCTAATGGAATAACATTTAAGAGATTAAAACTAGGAGAAAACAGTAAAGTAATAGCAGTTATGTTAGAACCTCTTACTCAAGCTGACATTGTAACAGCAAATCCACTGCCTATATATGGTGGAAGTTTCTTGGGAGGAGCGCTGGCAGGGTTATCAGCTGCGTACTTTAAAATTGTAAATAATGCACCAGGAACTGCATCTCCAATACCAGGATTCTTAGCATCTTTTGGATTTAATAAACCATTAACAGTCCTTATGGCATCTGCACTAGCAATAGTTGGAGGAATAATAGGAGGACTTATATCATCACAGATATTTAAGATGATGGGATACCAAAAGAGAACTCATAATAGTACAAAGGTTGAGTCAAAAGAAGAAATTAATCAAGGAAAAATTCGTAAGGAAGCTATTTAATATATACCTTAGTTTTATAGAAAGATGGTAATTAATTTTATCATCTTTTTTTATTTTTTTACTTATAATAGAGGATTTATCCTTTTTATATTGAATTTATATAGAATAACTTTTTAAGTAAATAGGTATTAAAGTATAATTATTATAATGTAATTTAACGTAGCATGGGGGGCTTGAAAATGACAAAAAAGACAAAAAAGTTTTTTTTAATAATTACAGTATTATTAGCAGTGGTTATATTAGGAACACAATATAAATTAAATTATGACATAAACAAGGAACCACCTTCTAAAAAATGGGGTAAAGGAAAGAGTTTAGGTGAAGCAAATGTAAATTCCTATGTTAAAATACAAAAACATGGAGAAAAATATGTTTTAGCTATAAGTGACAAAAAGAAAATTAAAGTAATGGAAATAGATTCATTAGGTAATAAGATAAAGGAAAAAGATATACCTGTTAAAGATGAAATTATAAATAGCATTACTCTTATGAAAGCTAAGGGAGATGAATACTTTGTTAGTTGGAATTCTAAAAAGTTAGAAAATAATGAAGAAAGTTATGTTATCCTGGATAAGGAATTAAATAAGGTAAAAAGCAACAAAATAATTGGCGTAAATGAAACATTTCAAATAGATGATAGCATACTAGTGAGAGCTTATGATGAATATATAGAATTATACGATTCAGCTACTGAAAATACCCAAAAAGCATCTATAGGTAAAGCAGATTTTATAAGGGGAGCAAAAATTGCTAAAGATAATTATTTAATTATGAGTGTAACGGGAGATGGACTCATTAAATATTGTAATTATAAAAGCGGTAAATTGACAGAACCAAAAGTAGCAACGGCACTAAATTTATCTACAGGTCAAACTATAATGAATTCAACCCTTGGAATAGATGATAAATATGCATATTTACTATTACATAAAAAGACTAAATTTGGTTTTGAATCTGAAAAATATAATTTTAAATTAGACAACATGGAAAAGTATTCTAGAAAAAAATTGGAATTACCTGGAGTAGATGAAGTAAAGGACGTAATGTATGTTTCTACAGAAAATGGCAGTGCTAAATTTTTAGCAGGGGTGTCAAGATATTTTGGTATAAAAAAGCAGTATGAAGATATAGCAGAGTTTTATATTAAAGATAATAAAATAACTTTAGGAGATTTTATAAGTAAATCTAGAAATGTATCATCTTATGGTGCAACTAAAGGGGATATAGCGGTGTATTGTGATTATATTCCGGAATCAGAAAATCACAAGGTGTACATGACATCTTTAAAAGATGAATTTAAAAAAGAAAATAATGTAATGAAAAAGGAAGAAAAAACTACATCTTTTCAAGACACACTACAAGGACTTCTTTATAGCTTTGTATATATAATTGTTTTGGGAATGAAGTGGATTTTACCTGCATTGGTGGCAATAGGCATAATAAGTTTCTTAGAATATAAGTTAAGTAAAAAGACTAAAAAATTACTTTATATAGCAACAGCAGTTATGACATTTTTAATTAAATATCAAACTATATATACAACTAATTATAAGCTATATTCCTATTACTTACCTAAACAGCTTTCATCTGCTGTATTAGGATTTGTAATATGTCTAATTATAAGTGCTGTATTCTACTTGTTTGGATATTTAAGTTATAGGGAAGATTTAGATGCTATGCCAGTGGCTAAATTTATACCTTACTTAATGTTAGATTCAATATTTACATTGTTGGTTTTTGCACCATTTATGCTTTAATTATTGGGGAATATTAAAGTACTATGTAGAATAAAATGGTATAAATAGGGGGTAATAATAATGGGGACAAATTCAAGGAAAAAGTGTTTCATAGGTATAGTCATATGTGTAGCTGCTATTATCATTGCTTTACAGTACAAATTAAATATAGAAATAAATAAGCAGCCACCTTCATCAAAATGGGGAAAAGGGAGATATTTAACCAATGTTTCATCCATAGCAGATCCTAAAATATTAAAGAGTGGAAAGGATTACGTAGTTGCCGTAGATAATGGAGAAAAGATTAAAGTATTAAAAATCGATTATTTAGGAAAGGTATTAAAAGAATCAAATATAAAAGTAGATGGAGAAAAAATTACAAATATAAATCTAGGTAGATTAAAAAACGGTCACTATTACATAGAAGCTTTAGCTATGTATGGAATGAATTTTACCTATGAATTAGATGAAAATTTTAAAGTTGTTCAAAGTAAAAAAATGTCTCAAGTATTAGAGGCAACTCAAGCAGATGAAAAAATTTTTCTAAGAGCAGGAGAAGATTATTTAGAAATTTTAAACCTTTCAACTGGAAAGATAAATAAAATTAAAGCAGAAGCCCCTATAAATATAGGAGCTGCAAAATATAAAGATAAGTATGTAATAACATATATGAACAGCAAGCAACCTGTAAAAGAGCAAAAATATTTTTATTACAAAGATGGAAAGTTGTCTGATTCAAAAAAATTATTTCAAATGACATCATTTATGTTCTATGCAAATCCCAAAATAACTATGGCTCATGATGGCAGATATATGCACTTTATGGCTATTTCCTATAGTAAAAGGGGTGAAGTATATAAAAAATATACTTTTGATTTAGAAAATCCTAAATTTGAAGAGCAAACCCAGGGGGAAATTATTGAAATTCCAGAATTTAAAAGTATAAAGAGATTTAAATCAGAAGGTTACTATGACAGCAAAGCAAGATTTTTTGTTGAAGGACTAAGAGACTTTGGTACTAAAAAAGAATATGAAGATATAGGAGAATTTACAATAAAAGGAGAGAAAATTAGTCCTACTACAATGATAACAAAATCATATGATACAGATACGCATAGTTGCGCAATAGATGATATTGTAGTTTATTCAGAGTTTTCTCCAGAAGGTAATGGAGTGTATGATTTGTACATGACTTCTAAAAATAATGAATTTAAAGCTTTAAACAATAATTTAACTAAAAAAGAAAAATCAATAGCTATACAAGATACTTTACAAGGAATAGCATATATTTTTATTTATATACTTCTTTTAGCTACTAGATGGATAATACCAGCATTGATATTTATGGGTATCTTTACATTGGTTCAGTATAGAATAAATCCTAAACTACATGGTTTTATATTTGCTATAGGTTTAATCTTTGCAGCAGGAATAAAAACTTTTTCAATATATAGTATATCGTATAATAGATTTAAATATTATCTGCCAAGTGAAATAAGTTCGCCTTGGATTGGTATAGTATTTAATTTACTCATTAGTTTTTTATGCTATTTTTATGCTTTAAAGGTTTATAAAGAAGATATGGATGCATTACCTTCATTACATTCTTTGCCAGCATTGGGGTTGGACTCCTTATTAACATTACTTATATTTACTCCATATTTACCAGGCTAAAATATTTTAGCCTGTAACTTTATATTTTAAATATTCTAAATTTTTTGTAAATAAGAAGGAAATGGCAATATACTATAGAAATATAAATGTAAATAAGTATTGAGTATTAGAGAGGGGGAAATAAATTGAGTAAATTGTATTATTGTAGTGATTGTAAAAGGGTGTTCAATAATGCAGATAAATGTGAGTTCTGTGATAGTTTCTATGTAAAAGAATTAAAAGTGGGTAAATCTGTAAATGTAATAGGTTCAAAACAAAAGGGTAAGGTTTTGAAGGTTAAGGATGAAAATGTTACATTGATATTGATAGATGAATTTAACAATAAATACACAAAGGACTATAAGGCAGAAGAACTTAGGAAAATACTATAATTAAAAGGGTAAGTAAATTTTATTTACAAATATTTTACTAAGGAAGGGAGAAAATAATGAAAGTAATCAAGAGAGATGGAAGAACCCAAGAATTTGATATAAGCAAGATCATGGTTTCCATAGAAAGATCTTCTGATGATGCAGGAAATCCTATGACATCTTCAGATATACTTAATATGTCAGAAGATGTTAAAAATAAGATATGGGATGATTTTAAGAACAAAGTGAGCTATAATGACATAAGGAATATTGTTATAGAAAAATTAAGCAATTCCGGATTTGAAAGTGTAGCCAAAGCTTACGAATCACAATAACTTATAAATGTATTATCCATGGGAAGTTTAAACTTTTCTTAAAAGTTTCTTTTAAAGTAGAATTACTTGATACTATTACAAATAAAAATCTGTCTTTAAGCCTCTAATAAAGTTGTGTACTTTAGGCTGTAAAGACAGATTTTATTTATGTAATTTATTATTTATGTATTTATGGTTTTCTGTGTTACGTGAACTTCTTTACAACATTAAGGTTTTATTC
The DNA window shown above is from Haloimpatiens massiliensis and carries:
- a CDS encoding response regulator, which encodes MRIIIVEDDISVIKILEKIIYDRFLGEVVDYAMDGNEGVEKINKYNPDIVLVDLLMPEKDGLSLVREVAKQNNKVHFIMISQVMSKDMIGKAYEYGVEYYVSKPINAVEVENVIKKVQEKIKLNKTLEQIKYIFSENIPMDSPKIQKELEDQKEPMENYEEKIRNVMSKIGIMGEVGSEDIVKIVSFLIKSKKTMNEYSIKDLCSKFTDNPKSMEQRIRRTATVGMVNLANIGIEDYMNDVFVDYSNGIYNFEQIKKEMDFIRGKSSERGKVSLKKFIQGMAFYCEK
- a CDS encoding PTS sugar transporter subunit IIC, with the protein product MFVIVKGLGLLIFTLVLFSIFSLKAPKGDKAMSGLANAAVASFLVEAIHKYIGGNFLGLKFIGEVGATAGSLSGPAAAILVGLSMGVNPVYAVVMGVAVGGLGILPGFIAGYLVSLIAPKVEEKLPEGLNIIFGALLLAPLARFIAVGVNPIVNSTLLTVGDVISVAANQSPIVMGFLLGGIMKIICTSPLSSMAVTAMLGLQGLAMGIAGIACVGGAFANGITFKRLKLGENSKVIAVMLEPLTQADIVTANPLPIYGGSFLGGALAGLSAAYFKIVNNAPGTASPIPGFLASFGFNKPLTVLMASALAIVGGIIGGLISSQIFKMMGYQKRTHNSTKVESKEEINQGKIRKEAI
- a CDS encoding ATP cone domain-containing protein, yielding MKVIKRDGRTQEFDISKIMVSIERSSDDAGNPMTSSDILNMSEDVKNKIWDDFKNKVSYNDIRNIVIEKLSNSGFESVAKAYESQ